One Paenibacillus riograndensis SBR5 DNA segment encodes these proteins:
- a CDS encoding IDEAL domain-containing protein, whose translation MMRLDTQDIVNITRKQIAAIFKIEPVELRFVNDFQGEQYLLTNDKLHLSNQHYWAKVMDCVFDSHTRPVLMCEVLYFLRSEFLESDIKLRFSYDFAEGANGAATAWAEVSFNDSPELQPEEIAELIDFALSLQDKQWFEELTAKYKQLTV comes from the coding sequence ATGATGAGATTAGATACGCAGGACATCGTGAATATCACCAGAAAGCAAATTGCTGCGATTTTTAAAATAGAGCCGGTTGAACTGAGATTCGTCAATGATTTTCAAGGGGAGCAGTATCTGCTCACGAATGATAAGCTGCATCTCAGCAACCAGCACTACTGGGCCAAAGTCATGGATTGTGTTTTTGACAGCCATACCCGGCCGGTTCTGATGTGCGAGGTGCTGTACTTCCTGAGAAGCGAATTTTTGGAAAGTGATATCAAGCTCCGCTTCTCTTATGATTTTGCAGAAGGTGCCAATGGTGCGGCGACGGCTTGGGCCGAGGTCAGCTTCAATGACTCGCCGGAACTGCAGCCGGAGGAGATTGCCGAATTAATCGATTTTGCATTGTCCCTGCAGGATAAGCAATGGTTCGAGGAATTAACCG